One genomic segment of Effusibacillus pohliae DSM 22757 includes these proteins:
- a CDS encoding FecCD family ABC transporter permease → MKKYVSFRINRPPVSMLLDKKAVWVTLALLIVTLLALIISTGIGTLTIHPLDVVKALLGIGSEQDRMIIHTFRLPRSLAAMLVGAALAAAGAILQAVFRNPLASPDIIGITGGASVAAVAYITLFETASIRWLPFVAFLGAALIALLIYGLAWKNGVTPLRLVLIGVGLDFAMHALTTLLLVSGRIHLTSKAKIWLTGSVYGTAWHDVGTLFLWTLVLIPLAFVCGRNGNVQQLGDELATGVGSALQRQRFFLLLISVGLAGAAIAIGGAIAFVGLLAPHIARKWVGSTFGALLPVAALVGGLTVLLADLVARTAFSPVDLPVGIFTSAIGAPFFIYLLYRNRHQ, encoded by the coding sequence GTGAAAAAATACGTTTCGTTTCGCATCAACCGGCCGCCTGTTTCGATGCTGCTCGACAAAAAAGCGGTCTGGGTCACGTTGGCGCTATTGATCGTCACACTGCTGGCATTGATCATCAGCACGGGAATCGGCACGCTAACGATCCACCCGCTCGATGTGGTGAAAGCCCTGCTGGGAATCGGCTCGGAACAAGACCGGATGATCATCCACACGTTCCGCCTGCCGCGCAGCCTGGCCGCCATGCTGGTCGGGGCGGCATTGGCGGCAGCCGGTGCCATCCTGCAAGCCGTCTTTCGCAACCCGCTGGCTTCGCCGGACATCATCGGCATCACCGGCGGCGCATCGGTGGCAGCAGTGGCTTATATCACGCTGTTTGAGACGGCCAGCATCCGCTGGCTCCCGTTTGTGGCGTTTCTCGGCGCGGCATTGATCGCGCTGCTGATTTACGGTTTGGCCTGGAAAAACGGGGTCACTCCGCTCCGTTTGGTGCTGATCGGGGTCGGGCTGGATTTTGCGATGCACGCATTGACCACACTGCTCCTGGTCAGCGGCCGGATTCATCTGACGAGCAAAGCAAAAATCTGGCTGACCGGCAGCGTGTACGGGACCGCTTGGCACGATGTCGGCACCCTGTTCCTGTGGACGCTCGTGTTGATTCCGCTCGCCTTCGTTTGCGGCAGAAATGGAAACGTGCAGCAATTGGGCGACGAGCTCGCGACGGGCGTCGGCAGTGCCCTGCAGCGGCAGCGGTTTTTCCTGTTGTTGATTTCGGTCGGCCTGGCCGGTGCGGCGATCGCGATCGGCGGCGCGATCGCATTCGTCGGACTGCTGGCCCCCCATATCGCGCGAAAATGGGTCGGTTCCACATTCGGCGCATTGCTGCCGGTTGCTGCATTGGTCGGTGGGCTGACCGTGCTGCTGGCCGATTTGGTGGCAAGGACCGCTTTTTCGCCGGTCGATCTGCCTGTGGGAATTTTTACGTCGGCCATCGGCGCTCCATTTTTTATTTACCTGTTGTATCGCAACCGCCATCAGTAA
- a CDS encoding FecCD family ABC transporter permease, with translation MTHVLPSGKRKIFGLFLLFLIFIGAVLASIVFGVMDISWKSAIEAYTQFHGTNEQIVIREARVPRALIAAAVGASLGIAGALLQAMTKNPLADLSIFGINSGASFFVVVAVSLFSVSSLTQFTWIAFVGAALSGMAVYFLGSIGKDGLSPVKLTLAGAAMTALFSSLTHGLLAANEKTLEEVLFWLAGSVAGRKLEMLWTVLPYMIVAWLLALVIAGPINLLMMGEDVAKGLGQRTLLVKIATGLLIVLQAGSSVAVAGPIGFVGLVIPHIARFLVGIDTRWVVAYSGLLGAVLLLGADVSARLIAMPKEMPLSVMTALIGTPFFLYAARKGLARS, from the coding sequence ATGACGCATGTTTTGCCGTCGGGGAAACGGAAGATCTTCGGATTGTTTCTCTTGTTTCTGATATTCATCGGCGCCGTTCTGGCGAGCATCGTGTTCGGCGTGATGGATATAAGCTGGAAATCGGCGATTGAAGCGTATACCCAGTTTCATGGAACGAACGAACAGATCGTGATCCGGGAGGCCCGCGTCCCGCGCGCGTTGATTGCGGCGGCGGTCGGAGCGAGCCTCGGCATCGCTGGCGCCCTGTTGCAGGCGATGACCAAAAATCCGCTGGCCGATCTGAGCATTTTCGGCATCAACTCGGGCGCGTCGTTTTTCGTGGTGGTGGCCGTGTCGCTGTTTTCCGTCAGTTCGCTGACACAGTTCACCTGGATCGCGTTCGTCGGCGCGGCCCTCAGCGGAATGGCCGTCTATTTTCTCGGATCGATCGGAAAAGACGGCTTGTCCCCGGTCAAACTCACATTGGCCGGCGCAGCGATGACCGCCCTGTTTTCTTCGCTGACACACGGGTTGTTGGCGGCAAACGAAAAAACGCTGGAAGAAGTGCTGTTTTGGTTGGCCGGTTCGGTGGCCGGCCGAAAACTGGAAATGCTGTGGACGGTCCTCCCGTATATGATTGTCGCTTGGCTGCTGGCGCTCGTCATCGCGGGCCCGATCAACCTGCTGATGATGGGGGAAGATGTGGCGAAAGGCTTGGGTCAACGGACGCTGTTGGTAAAAATCGCAACCGGCCTATTGATCGTCCTGCAGGCCGGCAGTTCGGTGGCGGTGGCCGGACCGATCGGTTTCGTCGGGCTGGTGATTCCGCACATCGCCCGCTTTCTCGTCGGAATCGACACGCGTTGGGTGGTTGCATACAGCGGGCTGCTGGGTGCGGTCCTGCTGCTCGGAGCGGATGTGTCGGCCCGTTTGATCGCGATGCCGAAAGAGATGCCGCTGAGTGTGATGACCGCTTTGATCGGGACGCCGTTCTTTCTCTACGCTGCGCGAAAGGGGTTGGCCCGGTCGTGA
- a CDS encoding ABC transporter substrate-binding protein, with the protein MSVGTYFKRNPIFGLFGLLLSVGLVAAGCGVQQTAAPAKTEPASQNGEYTVKHAMGETKIKGTPKRVVVLTNEGTEAVLALGVKPVGAVKSWTGDPWYDHIKPEMEGVKPLGTEPQPNLEEIAALKPDLILGNKMRHEKIYPQLSAIAPTVFSETLRGEWKNNFRLYAEALNKKAEGEKVIADFDKRVEDFKKKAGDKLKTKVSLVRFMPDRTRIYYNDTFAGIILKQIGFARPEKQNKDAFADDVTKERIPDMDGDILFYYTYETGNGQASKAEKEWTNDPLWKNLNVVKNGKAYKVNDVIWNTAGGVKAANLLLDDLEKYFLK; encoded by the coding sequence ATGTCGGTAGGTACATACTTCAAACGAAACCCGATTTTCGGGTTGTTCGGGCTGCTCCTGTCAGTTGGATTGGTTGCAGCGGGGTGCGGCGTGCAGCAAACGGCAGCGCCGGCGAAAACGGAACCGGCCAGCCAAAACGGTGAGTACACGGTCAAACACGCGATGGGCGAAACGAAAATCAAAGGCACGCCGAAGCGGGTGGTGGTGCTGACGAACGAAGGAACGGAAGCGGTGCTGGCGCTCGGCGTCAAGCCGGTCGGAGCGGTCAAGTCCTGGACGGGGGATCCCTGGTACGATCACATTAAACCGGAAATGGAAGGGGTCAAGCCGCTGGGGACGGAGCCGCAGCCGAATCTGGAGGAGATCGCCGCTCTCAAGCCGGACCTGATCCTCGGCAACAAAATGCGCCATGAAAAAATCTACCCGCAATTGTCCGCGATCGCGCCGACCGTATTTTCGGAAACGCTGCGCGGCGAGTGGAAAAACAACTTCCGGCTGTATGCGGAAGCGCTGAACAAGAAGGCGGAAGGCGAGAAGGTGATCGCCGATTTTGACAAGCGGGTCGAGGACTTCAAGAAAAAAGCGGGCGACAAGTTGAAAACGAAAGTGTCGCTGGTCCGCTTTATGCCGGATCGTACGCGGATTTACTACAATGACACGTTCGCCGGCATCATTTTGAAACAGATCGGCTTCGCTCGTCCGGAAAAACAGAACAAAGACGCGTTTGCCGATGATGTCACGAAGGAACGGATTCCGGACATGGATGGCGACATCCTGTTCTACTACACGTATGAGACTGGCAACGGCCAAGCGTCGAAAGCGGAAAAAGAGTGGACCAACGATCCGTTGTGGAAAAACCTGAACGTCGTCAAGAACGGCAAGGCGTACAAGGTCAACGACGTGATCTGGAACACCGCCGGCGGCGTTAAAGCGGCAAACCTGCTGCTGGATGATTTGGAGAAGTATTTTTTGAAGTAG
- a CDS encoding type III PLP-dependent enzyme has translation MKANSEAPVLKALAPIVHGFEAASLGEIEKVRAVDLEIAVIFGGPAKTDDEIAGAIGYRVSLLHVESLHELQRIEYIAGQLQTVVPILLRVNLRGPLSAAQLQMAGVPTQFGIDEVRVAEAIRLARRLPHVDLQGFHFHSMSNNLDAAGHVRFVDLCIRKSQEWASEFRLPLSYLNAGGGIGVNYQDVEQQFDWDAFTSGLDRMIREQEMLAGMMEPARMGAVSQDQGLPAGSLLFECGRYLTAACGYYAAEVVDIKQNHGKQFAVVRGGSHHFRLPAAWKQSHPFTVVPVEEWHYPFPRPELRDSAITVAGELCTPNDVLARDVFVPRVRIGDVILFRYAGAYGWSISHHDFLSHPHPEHIFLE, from the coding sequence GTGAAGGCCAATTCGGAAGCACCGGTGCTCAAGGCGTTGGCCCCGATTGTACACGGTTTTGAGGCAGCCTCGCTAGGGGAGATCGAAAAGGTGAGGGCGGTGGACCTGGAGATCGCTGTCATCTTCGGCGGCCCCGCCAAGACAGACGACGAGATCGCGGGAGCGATCGGGTACAGAGTCAGTCTGCTGCATGTCGAGAGCCTGCACGAGTTGCAACGGATCGAGTACATCGCCGGTCAATTGCAAACGGTGGTGCCGATCCTGCTTCGCGTTAACCTGCGGGGGCCGCTTTCCGCGGCTCAGCTGCAAATGGCGGGAGTGCCGACACAGTTTGGCATCGACGAAGTGCGGGTAGCGGAAGCCATTCGGCTTGCCCGGCGGTTACCGCATGTCGATCTGCAGGGATTCCATTTTCATTCGATGTCGAACAACCTGGATGCGGCCGGGCACGTTCGGTTTGTCGACCTTTGCATTCGCAAATCGCAGGAGTGGGCGAGCGAGTTTCGCCTCCCCCTGTCCTATCTGAACGCGGGCGGGGGAATCGGGGTGAATTATCAGGATGTCGAGCAGCAGTTTGATTGGGACGCTTTTACATCCGGGCTTGACCGCATGATCCGGGAACAGGAGATGCTCGCCGGCATGATGGAACCCGCTCGCATGGGCGCTGTAAGCCAGGATCAAGGGTTGCCCGCCGGCTCCCTTTTGTTTGAATGCGGGCGGTATTTGACGGCGGCATGCGGCTATTACGCGGCGGAAGTGGTGGATATCAAGCAAAATCACGGCAAGCAGTTTGCCGTAGTGCGCGGCGGGAGCCACCATTTCCGCCTGCCTGCCGCATGGAAGCAGAGCCATCCTTTTACCGTCGTGCCGGTTGAGGAGTGGCATTATCCGTTTCCCCGTCCGGAACTGCGTGACAGTGCCATAACGGTGGCGGGCGAACTGTGTACGCCAAACGATGTGCTGGCGCGCGATGTGTTTGTGCCGCGGGTTCGGATTGGGGATGTGATCCTGTTCCGCTACGCCGGAGCATACGGGTGGTCGATCTCGCATCATGATTTTCTGAGCCATCCGCATCCGGAGCATATTTTTTTGGAGTAG